Proteins encoded in a region of the Dromaius novaehollandiae isolate bDroNov1 chromosome 18, bDroNov1.hap1, whole genome shotgun sequence genome:
- the ABCA5 gene encoding cholesterol transporter ABCA5 codes for MAPSTQREAGVWRQTRALLFKNCLVKCRTKKSSVQEILFPLFFLFWLILMSMMHPHKKYGEVPDTHLGTLDTSLLVNFVIGYTPPTSMTREIMKKVAFDNFEDGIITEEYLSEEELQEASAFKPSNFVGVVFNDDMSYQLRFPDSVTMSSVYVESRASCSSLVKGCESVTYWHSGFIALQACIDAAIIQLKTNQSVWEQLELTRAVIMGEAEVMEIDSFPRAIILIYLVIAFSPFGYYLAIHIVAEKERKLKEFLKILGLHDTAFWLSWVLLYTSLIFVMAILMAVIATSSSLFPQSSAFVIFLLFFLYGISSVFFALMLTPLFKKSKNVGIVEFLATLVFGFVGLSIVLVEDFPKSSVWILSPLCQCTFLIGIAEVMHLEDYEDGATFSNLNHGPYPLFLSLILLVLDSIFYLLVAIYLDQVIPGEFGLRRTSFFFMKPSFWSKHRKNYKELYESSINGSLSFSEMVEPVPSEFQGKEAIRISCVSKTFRKKGETVEALRNLSFDIYEGQITALLGHSGTGKTTLMNILCGLCPPTDGFVSVYGHKVSEIDEMLEVRRIAGVCPQLDIHFDILTVEENLSIFAAIKGIPQNDLIQEVQKVLLDLDMQPIRDNQAKKLSGGQKRKLSVGVAILGNPKVLLLDEPTAGMDPCSRHVVWNLLKNRKAGRVTVFSTHFMDEADILADRKAVISQGMLKCLGSSLFLKSKWGIGYRLSMHIDAYCNTEATTSLIRQHIPAASLIQENDQQLVYTLPLKDMDKFAGLFSDLDTHSHLGVITYGVSMTTLEDVYLKLEVEAEIDQADYSVFNSQQVQEEVDTKSVDDMEQSLLVFSETKSPAMSNTALWKKQVSTIAKVHFLSLRRESKSVRVMLLLFLIFLLVQIILFLVHHYFKNSVAPIKLSPDLYLLKPGEEYHKYRTRLLLQNSTESDIDDIVNSLGSLNILSEMVNDSNYISAAPHSAALNVFESGKYYLFTVVFNSTMVHSLPVLINIVSNLLLRNLNVSESIQIWSNPFIQDAPDTVFKLELYFQSVLLGIIVTGMPPYFAMENAENHKIKAYTQLKIAGLYPSAYWTGQAVVDFPLFFSVLVLMIGSLLAFHYGICFYVGKLLAVIFCLIGYVPSVVLFTYVVSFTFKKVQNTKEFWSFIFSVTALVCTVVTEVAFFMGYYLATSILHYVFSVFTPIYPLIGCLICFVKVSWKDQQKNEGFYNPWDRLLVAVIAPYLQCIMWLFLLRCLEVKNGGKTIREDPFFRKYFTKAKTWKCPDVPHDENEDEDVKAERLRVKELLSSQNCEEIPAILVSGLHKEYDERKEFLLGRRIKKVATKHVSLCVKKGEILGLLGPNGAGKSTLINMLIGDIEPTGGQVLMGSDSFGLNSEDDSVKFVGYCPQTNPLWPDITLEEHFEIYGSIKGMSQTDVKEVLKRIASALDLKDHLQKTTKKLGIGLKRKLCFALSMLGNPQITLLDEPSTGMDPKAKQHMWRAIRAAFKNKERAAILTTHYMEEADAVCDRVAILVSGQLRCIGTVQHLKSKFGRGYFLEMKLKETADVQQLEYLQRRILNIFPNANRQESFASVLAYKIPKEDVQSLSHSFSKLEEVKHTFNVEEYSFSQATLEQVFVELAKEQEEEDSSFGTFNSTLWWERTQEDRVVF; via the exons ATGGCACCAAGTACTCAGAGAGAGGCAGGAGTATGGAGACAAACCAGAGCTCTTTTATTCAAGAACTGTCTTGTTAAGTGTAGGACTAAAAAAAGTAGTGTTCAG GAAATCCTTTTCCcactctttttcttattttggcTAATACTCATGAGCATGATGCATCCACATAAGAAATACGGCGAGGTACCTGACACCCATCTTGGTACTCTAGATACCTCCTTGCTGGTGAATTTTGTCATTGGATACACGCCACCAACCAGCATGACAAGAGAAATCATGAAGAAAGTGGCTTTCGATAACTTTGAAGATG GCATAATCACAGAAGAATATTTAAGTGAAGAAGAACTGCAAGAGGCTAGTGCTTTTAAACCCTCAAACTTTGTGGGTGTAGTATTCAATGACGATATGTCCTACCAGCTTAGGTTTCCTGACTCTGTTACCATGTCTTCTGTTTATGTGGAATCAAGAG CTAGTTGCTCCAGCTTGGTGAAAGGATGTGAATCTGTAACATACTGGCACTCAGGATTTATAGCTCTGCAAGCCTGCATCGATGCAGCAATTATACAG ctGAAGACTAATCAGTCAGTTTGGGAACAACTTGAATTAACAAGAGCTGTCATTATGGGAGAGGCTGAAGTGATGGAAATTGACAGTTTTCCTCGTGCAATCATTTTAATTTACCTAGTAATTGCTTTTTCACCATTTGGGTATTATTTGGCAATTCATATTGTggcagaaaaggagaggaagttGAAGGAATTCTTAAAAATATTGGGACTTCATGACACTGCCTTTTG GCTTTCTTGGGTGCTGCTCTACACAAGTTTGATTTTCGTCATGGCCATTCTTATGGCGGTCATTGCAACATCCTCTTCGCTCTTTCCCCAGAGCAGTGCCTTtgtgatatttcttcttttttttctatatggAATCTCTTCG GTTTTCTTTGCACTTATGCTGACGCCTctatttaaaaagtcaaaaaatgtGGGTATAGTTGAATTCTTGGCGACGctggtttttggttttgtgggTCTTAGTATTGTTCTGGTGGAAGATTTCCCAAAGTCGTCTGTGTGGATTCTGAGTCCATTGTGTCAGTGCACCTTCTTGATTGGCATCGCAGAG GTCATGCATCTAGAAGATTACGAAGATGGTGCAACATTTTCGAATCTAAATCATGGTCCTTAcccactctttctctctcttattttatTGGTGCTGGATAGCATATTTTATCTGCTTGTAGCCATCTACCTTGATCAGGTTATTCCAG GGGAGTTTGGACTACGCCGAACatcatttttcttcatgaagCCCTCATTTTGgtcaaagcacagaaaaaattaCAAGGAACTGTATGAGAGCAGCATCAATGGCAGTTTAAGTTTCAGTGAGATGGTTGAACCTGTGCCTTCTGAATTTCAGGGAAAGGAAGCCATCAG AATCAGCTGTGTTTCgaaaacattcaggaaaaagGGGGAAACTGTGGAGGCTCTCAGAA ATTTATCCTTTGACATCTATGAAGGCCAGATTACAGCTCTGCTTGGCCACAGCGGGACAGGAAAAACAACGCTGATGAACATCCTTTGTGGGCTTTGTCCACCGACGGATG GGTTCGTCTCTGTCTACGGACACAAAGTCTCTGAAATTGATGAAATGCTTGAAGTGCGAAGAATAGCGGGTGTGTGCCCTCAGTTAGATATACACTTTGATATATTAACTGTGGAAGAGAATCTATCCATATTTGCTGCAATTAAAGGAATACCTCAAAATGATTTGATACAAGAG GTGCAGAAAGTGTTGTTAGATTTGGATATGCAGCCTATCAGAGACAATCAAGCTAAGAAATTAAGTGGAGGGCAGAAAAGGAAGCTATCAGTAGGAGTTGCTATTCTTGGGAATCCAAAG GTTTTACTGCTGGATGAACCAACTGCAGGTATGGATCCATGTTCACGACACGTCGTCTGGAATctcctgaaaaacagaaaagcggGTCGTGTGACAGTTTTCAGTACTCATTTCATGGATGAGGCAGATATTCTTGCTG ATCGTAAAGCTGTGATTTCTCAAGGGATGTTAAAATGCCTTGgatcttctctctttctcaaaaGCAAATGGGGAATTGGCTACCGTTTGAG TATGCACATAGATGCGTATTGCAACACTGAAGCAACAACATCATTGATAAGACAGCATATACCTGCAGCCAGCCTGATACAAGAGAATGATCAGCAGCTTGTGTACACCTTGCCGCTCAAAGACATGGACAAGTTTGCAG GCTTATTTTCTGATCTTGACACTCATTCACATTTGGGTGTTATTACTTACGGTGTTTCCATGACAACGTTGGAGGATGTATATCTGAAGCTGGAAGTTGAAGCAGAGATTGATCAAGCAG attatAGTGTGTTTAATTCCCAGCAAGTACAGGAAGAAGTGGATACAAAATCAGTTGATGATATGGAGCAGAGCCTCCTGGTGTTCTCTGAGACAAAATCACCTGCAATGAGCAATACAGCTCTTTGGAAGAAGCAGGTTTCTACTATTGCAAAAGTTCACTTCCTTAGTCTAAGACGGGAAAGTAAATCTGTGAGAGTTAT gttattgctttttctgatttttcttttagttcagattattttgtttcttgtaCACCACTACTTCAAAAATTCTGTAGCTCCTATCAAACTTTCCCCAGATTTGTACTTGCTGAAGCCTGGAGAGGAATATCACAAGTACAGAACTCGTCTCCTCTTGCAGAACTCCACAG AATCGGATATCGATGACATTGTCAACTCTCTTGGCAGCCTGAACATATTATCAGAGATGGTCAATGACAGTAATTACATTTCAGCTGCACCGCACAGTGcagctttaaatgtttttgaaTCAGGAAAG tactaCCTTTTCACAGTCGTATTCAACAGTACCATGGTGCATTCTCTGCCAGTTTTGATCAATATTGTTAGCAATCTGCTTCTTCGCAATTTGAACGTGAGTGAGAGTATTCAAATCTGGAGCAACCCCTTCATTCAG gatgCTCCTGACACAGTTTTCAAGCTAGAGCTCTATTTTCAATCTGTTTTACTAGGAATCATTGTTACTGGAATGCCACCGTATTTTGCCATGGAGAATGCAGAAAACCATAAG atcAAAGCATACACACAACTTAAGATAGCGGGTCTTTATCCATCTGCTTACTGGACAGGACAAGCAGTTGTTGACTTCCCACTGTTTTTCTCCGTTCTTGTCCTGATGATAGGCAGCCTGCTTGCATTTCACTATGGTATTTGTTTCTATGTTGGCAAGCTCCTTGCTGTG ATATTTTGTCTGATTGGCTATGTCCCATCAGTAGTGCTGTTCACTTATGTGGTCTCCTTCACATTTAAAAAAgtgcaaaatacaaaagaattttGGTCCTTTATATTTTCAGTG aCAGCCTTGGTCTGTACTGTTGTCACTGAAGTGGCCTTTTTTATGGGATATTACCTTGCAACCAGCATCCTGCACTATGTCTTCTCTGTCTTCACTCCTATCTATCCCCTTATTGGCTGTCTGATTTGTTTTGTAAAG GTCTCGTGGAAAGACCAGCAGAAGAATGAAGGATTCTACAACCCGTGGGACAGGCTCTTGGTAGCAGTTATAGCT CCCTATTTGCAGTGTATAATGTGGCTCTTCCTGTTGCGATGTCTTGAGGTGAAGAATGGAGGTAAAACAATTAGAGAGGATCCATTCTTCAG aAAGTATTTTACAAAAGCCAAAACGTGGAAATGCCCAGATGTCCCACATGATGAGAATGAAGATGAAGATGTGAAGGCAGAGAGACTGCGAGTCAAAGAACTGTTAAGCAGCCAGAACTGCGAAGAG ATACCAGCAATTCTGGTCAGTGGCTTGCATAAAGAATATGATGAAAGAAAGGAATTTCTTCTTgggagaagaataaagaaagtgGCAACAAAACATGTTTCTCTCTGCGTAAAAAAAG GAGAGATACTGGGACTGTTAGGACCAAATGGAGCTGGGAAAAGCACACTGATCAATATGCTCATTGGAGACATTGAGCCGACTGGTGGGCAG GTTCTGATGGGTTCTGATTCTTTTGGACTGAATAGTGAAGATGATTCAGTTAAATTTGTAGGGTACTGCCCTCAAACAAATCCTCTTTGGCCAGATATTACATTGGAGGAACATTTTGAAATTTATGGCTCTATCAAAGGAATGAGTCAGACTGATGTAAAGGAAGTCTTAAAACG CATTGCAAGTGCCCTGGACTTAAAAGACCACCTGCAGAAAACAACAAAGAAGCTAGGAATAGGATTGAAACGCAAG ttGTGCTTTGCATTGAGTATGCTGGGTAACCCTCAGATTACATTGTTAGATGAGCCATCTACTGGAATGGATCCAAAAGCCAAACAGCACATGTG gcGGGCAATTCgagcagcatttaaaaataaagagagagcAGCTATTTTGACCACTCACTATATGGAAGAGGCTGATGCTGTGTGTGATCGAGTGGCCATTCTGGTGTCTGGGCAGCTCAG ATGTATAGGTACCGTTCAACATCTGAAAAGTAAATTTGGCAGAGGATactttttggaaatgaaattaaaagaaacagcagatgTACAACAGCTGGAGTATCTTCAGAGACGGATTTTGAACATCTTCCCAAATGCAAATCGTCAAGAAAG ttTTGCCTCTGTTTTGGCGTATAAAATTCCTAAAGAAGATGTACAATCACTTTCACATTCTTTTTCGAAGCTGGAAGAAG TAAAACATACCTTTAATGTTGAGGAGTACAGCTTTTCTCAGGCAACCCTGGAACAG GTTTTTGTGGAACTTGCTAAAGAACAAGAGGAGGAAGATAGCAGCTTTGGCACATTTAACAGCACGCTTTGGTGGGAAAGAACACAGGAAGATAGAGTTGTTTTTTGA